One Acropora palmata chromosome 2, jaAcrPala1.3, whole genome shotgun sequence genomic window, CTAATTTTTGCTTCAGAATCGTTTCCTCTTTCGGTGTCCTTGGTAGTCTCGGAGTTAACTCCATACGGCAAATATTCAAGCATGTTTCTTCCTGAAACTTGGTCCTTTTATCGGTTATTTGAGCATGGACGATTTTCACTGATTTCAAGGGTTTCTCACAGACATTCAATTCGGTGTTGGATGGTGAAATCTTCACTTCTGCATCCTTGCGGAAGACGTTTGTCTGTTGCTTTCTATTTGACTTGGTTGTTCCGATGTTTGCTAGACTTCTTATACCTGATTTGCCATAAAAATTCCCATGGGAATAGCTTCGATTACAATGGCTTAGAGTCCTGTTTAAATTTATTCGAGGAAGTCGGAACGAAGTCTTCACTTCGTTTTTAAATGAATTCGAAGATGACAGCGGTGCATTTTGTCTTTCCTGCTGGTCTAGTTTCGCTATCACAGGAAATTTCAGCTTTCTATCCTCCTCATGCTCCGCTTGTCCTTTCACAGAATAATTGATTTTTCTTACTTCCATGACCACAAAAAATCAACATTggacaaattttcatttgctttgttGATTGgtaccatttctcaagttgaCAGGACCTTCCATGACCTTACTGAGTTAGATGCCGAGATTTTACAGTATTTGTCTTATTTCTTACtgtttacatttaaaaaaGGCATTATATATTTGACAGGTCGTAAAAGGgttgaaatattgaaaaacatCATACCTTTGGAAGAAAGAGGTGTAAAGTGCAATAAGCGCTAAAATCAAGCGTGGTTACTGGACAAGCTTTTAACTGATTTTTACAAATTTACGCGTTAAAAACCTCCAGGCGTAGCAAAGAGTCTGTAGATGTGATACAACTTcgtaaatatttaatattgcTAATTGTTTTGCACTACGAGACATTAGGACGAAGAGAACATTCAAATTAGCAGGTTCTCGGCATAAATCTGTTCAGGAGAATTTGCGTGGAGATCTAGCCAATAACATagcatttcttttgttttagttgaGTATTGTTGATGAATCCACGGAAGCGTTTTGAACCATTATTAGAGTCGTTCAAGATTTCTACAATCGAATTCCTCAATTTGGATTTAACGTTTGAGCTTAGTTCTTTAGTATTTTGCTTGGGCCAGTAAACGTCCGGGCATTTATTCTAACATTACTTCCAGGAAAATTGCA contains:
- the LOC141874740 gene encoding uncharacterized protein LOC141874740, translating into MEVRKINYSVKGQAEHEEDRKLKFPVIAKLDQQERQNAPLSSSNSFKNEVKTSFRLPRINLNRTLSHCNRSYSHGNFYGKSGIRSLANIGTTKSNRKQQTNVFRKDAEVKISPSNTELNVCEKPLKSVKIVHAQITDKRTKFQEETCLNICRMELTPRLPRTPKEETILKQKLAPTEFQVIYPTLRLTSTDRKAIFKTSPSLSWSMESLDSILGGGALTLTQPPPELLSSCSPSECELTPPSTPKGKRKF